In the Pleuronectes platessa chromosome 23, fPlePla1.1, whole genome shotgun sequence genome, TAAGCTGGAGGGACGTGGTCAGGATGGACGCTGGTTGTCCTGTCTGTCCCGCTGTCCACCGGACGGGGACGCCATGTCCGTCCTCGTCTCCGTGGTGAAGCCGTTGTTGTGTTTGCCTGGAAAATCATCAGAGTAATTTTTGAACAGTTAATAGATTGATAAtgattaattataaataatcaTAACATATCTTAACATTTCAAATGTCACTCAATGAATAAatctgaggtgtgtgtgaacACCACTCGGTGTCATGGAGCTCCACGTGGTGAAGCCACAGGAGCTCAGGATGTTGGATGAGAGACCTGTGGTCCAGCACCGGGACTCCACCTGTCTCCATTAGTCTGATGTTTCCTGACAGGGAGTTTTTGTACCAACCATCTCGTCCTTTTCTCAAATCTGGAAAATGGACGTCTGACTTCTTTCTGTTCAGGACGACTCCGCTGCTGTTCCAACGATCCACCAGGAGGCGCTCCGTGATCCCGGTGTGACCGGTCACCTGACAGGAAGCAGCCGTCACTCAGTCAGGAAACATTCTCTGTTCAGACTCATGAAGAACCTGAAGGACCTGGTACCTTGGAGGTGAGAGACGCTGGAACGTGTCTCCACTGAGACGGTTCCACCCGTCGACTGCACACGAGCCCACGAGGCTTCATGTTGTCCACAGACCTGGAAGAGACACAGACTGGTTCTAGAGACCATCAGTCTTTAAAACAAACTAATCAGAAACGTGAACACGTAAACAGATGTTGTAAACACAGTGTAATAAGAACTACCTCAactgtttcataatgaaccaaaacCATATCTCAAAATGAGACGACATCTTTAACTTGAGCAGAATCGTCCAAACTCCCTGATGTGCTGCTCGATGAGAGAGAACTTCAGTACCTGAGACCCTGGTTTCCACCACGGAGAGCTGTCCCCAGGCGGAGGTGGTCACTGACCAACCAAGAGACCGAGGGGACAAGAGGAGTGGAGGACggggggaggagcagaggagtggaggacggggggaggagcagaggagtggaggacggggggaggagcagaggagtggaggacggggggaggagcagaggagtggaggacggggggaggagcagaggagtggaggacggggggaggagcagaggagtggaggacggaggaggaggtggtggagatgaATGGAGTTTATCTGCAGGGTCCATGCTATGTAGGACGAAACTCCTCTTTGGAGCTTTGTGGTCTGGAGTGGATGTAGAAGGGACGGACGTGGACACAGAGTCCTTCCTCTCGTTGTCCCTTGTCTCTCTTGTCCTCACGGCTGCAGTGGACGTGTTGTTGCCCAAACACCAAAGCTTTGCTTGAGATTGTCCAATCATAGATTTGGAGTGAGGGACTCTGCAGGACTTCACATCAGATTCCACTCCGTTGCTTTTCTTCTCCGTGTGACTTGAGATTCCAGAAGGTTCTGAGGTTTCATCTCCTGAAGACCTGGTGGTTCCACTGACGGACCCAGAATCCTCTCTGTTCTCTTTATCGCAGatttttaagtgtttgtgtcCCTCGGTTTTAAAACTCCCCAGTTGGTTTTTGGTTTCAATCAGTACTTCCACAAGGTCCTTGTCTTCTGGAAGGTCCTCTGAGGGTTGGTTGGGTGCACATGTGGTGTCCTCTGAGGGTTTAGCAGTTGAAGTGGAGTCAGTTTTGTGTAACCTGGGATTTGAGATTCCTGTGGGTGGTGTCACAGAGCTGTGTGCAGGAGAAGCCTCTGTAAGATCTGAGGTAGGAGGTCCTGACGGGTTGATGGACAAAGAAGTGTTGGTTCTGGTCATTTCTGGACCTGAGTTTGAGACTTTTGAACATTCAGAAGTTGTTGTTCGCTCTGAGGTCAGTTGGTTCTTCTGATGTTCTGCAGAAGGAGGACTCTGGCATGGCCTGGTGACAGCAGGTGTGTTTCGGGTACTGGTCTCCGTGTGGTCGCTGCCTGGCGGCTGACCTGCTTCAGGTGCTGTTTGGTGGAAGCTTTTCAAAGATGAACTCACATGGTCTCTGGTGGAGCTTTTAGACATTTTGGGAACTCTCAGGTTTGGGCTGTTCCAGCTCTTCTTCATATTCTCTTGACTTGACTTTGATTTAGAAGATCTGCAGATGTCCATCACATTTTTTTCACTTGACACGGCTGTGCCTGTGCAACTAGAATAGAAGCCAGGGGAGTCTCCATCTTGTTTATTCTTTGTGCTTTGTAAATGATCTTCTCTTGGTTCTGGAGGAGCATCTGTCTCATGTTGAGGTTCTTCTGTCTCTGAGTTATCGTCCTTCAGACCTGGTGCCGTCTTGGAGCCTTTAGATGAATCAGTGGTGAGACTTTTCTCTGATTTAGTGAATTCCTTCCTCGACCCTGCACCAGTGGactttcctgttttacttttcaTGGCTACTGAAGCTCTTGCTGCGTTTTGGGAAACTTTGCCTGTGAAGGTTCTGGATTGTTTGTTGCTCATTGAAGGTTCGGAGGTGTTCCGAGTGGTTTTACAAAACTTTGCTCTTCTTTTAGTTTTCtccgtcttctcttcttccttcttgtctttcttttccatttcctcGTAAACCTTCTCACTCACATCTTCCAGTTGTTTCTTGCTTCTCTGGTTTTGCTcattcctttcttccttttggCGTCTGGGGGTTTTGGTTATTTTAGGAAGGTTGGAGTTTTCTCTGTGGTCCTTTTGGATCTTAGCATTTAGCTCATTCAAGAACCTGTTTGGATACAAAGTCGTTGGAGGTCAAACGGTTGATTCATCACGACTCGTGGAAACTCAAGCAATCGCTAACGGACATTTCTCTGGATGACGAGTGTAAAGTTATAAAGAGTCACCTGAGGTGGAAAGAGTCTTGAGTGAACAGAGGATGTTCTAACAGCTCGGAACAATGAGCTCGTCTTTCTGGATCCATCTGGAGACAGCTCTGAAAAGATATCACTGATTCTGATCTTCAGATCTGCAAAGGACTACATTGATGGACACATTTGATTTGGTGTGTCTTGCTTTTCATCACTCAGCTAACCAGCTGTATCAGTACCTGTGCCAGGTCCACGGCGGCGGGGGGGACTGAAGGGAAGCGCTGACTCAGCAGGACTTGACCGTAACATTCTGGTAATCTGACTCCTGAGAAAACAGGATTCCTGTAGAACAGCTCCTGGTGACGAGCTGTCAGGTGACCTTCAGGAGAGAAATGAGAACTTACAGAATAAAACAAGAAGATTTAGATAAGATCATTTCATCTGAGAAGTTCTTCAGTTCTTACCAAAGCACCTGGTGATGTGGTGAATCTGGTCAAGGTCTGAGTCTCCGGGAAACAGAGGCTGACCTGTGAACATCTCTAATAACAGACAACCCACAGCCCACACGTCTACCggtctacacacagacacacacagacacacacacacctgtgaacATCTCTAATAACAGACAACCCACAGCCCACACGTCTACCggtctacacacagacacacagacacacacacacctgtgaacATCTCTAATAACAGACAACCCACAGCCCACACGTCTACCggtctacacacagacacacagacacacacacacctgtgaacATCTCTAATAACAGACAACCCACAGCCCACACGTCTACCggtctacacacagacacacacacacacacacacacctgtgaacATCTCTAATAACAGACAACCCACAGCCCACACGTCTACCggtctacacacagacacacacagacacacacacacacacacacacacacacacacacactcacctgttcACATCTCTAACAGGTCCAACATCCTCAGGTCTACATGTAAACACTTACTTTCCATATCTGATGTCTCCCACCAGCAGCTCAGGAGCTCTGTACCAGCGAGTGGAGACATAGTCGGTGAAGACGTCGCCCACTAGCGTGCGGGCGAAGCCGAAGTCGCACAGCTTGACCACGCCCCCCTGAGAGATGAGGACGTTCTCTGGCTTAATGTCCCGGTGGATGATCTGTGAGGAACCAAACCCACAACTACTCATTATGTTATTATTCATCTGATCGCCATGTTGAGAACTCACTGAACatcattcttcatcttcttcacctgTGACCTGCAGGTGCAGTTTGTGTTGGTTCAGGGGGAAATGAGCCCTCTAGTGGCCGTGGTCAGACCTGCAGATTTATATCTGTTTATACTGCTAGCTCAAACCAGTGGCCAGTTGGATGCTAGCTCAAAACAGTGGCCAGTTGGGTGCTAGCTCAAACCAGTGGCCAGTTGGATGCTAGCTCAAACCAGTGGCCAGTTGGATGCTAGCTCAAACCAGTGGCCAGTTGGATGCTAGctcaaaccagtagccagttaGATGCTAGCTCAAACCAGTGGCCAGTTGGGTGCTAGCTCAAAACAGTGGCCAGTTGGGTGCTAGCTCAAACCAGTGGCCAGTTGGATGCTAGCTCAAACCAGTGGCCAGTTGGATGCTAGCTCAAACCAGTGGCCAGTTGGATGCTAGCTCAAAACAGTGGCCAGTTGGGTGCTAGCTCAAACCAGTGGCCAGTTGGATGCTAGCTCAAACCAGTGGCCAGTTGGATGCTAGCTCAAACCAGTGGCCAGTTGGATGCTAGctcaaaccagtagccagttaGATGCTAGCTCAAACCAGTGGCCAGTTGGGTGCTAGCTCAAACCAGTGGCCAGTTGGATGCTAGCTCAAAACAGTGGCCAGTTGGGTGCTAGCTCAAACCAGTGGCCAGTTGGGTGCTAGCTCAAACCAGTGGCCAGTTGGATGCTAGCTCAAAACAGTGGCCAGTTGGGTGCTAGCTCAAACCAGTGGCCAGTTGGATGCTAGctcaaaccagtagccagttaGATGCTAGCTCAAGCCAGTGGCCAGTTGGGTGCTAGCTCAAACCAGTGGCCAGTTGGATGCTAGCTCAAAACAGTGGCCAGTTGGGTGCTAGCTCAAACCAGTGGCCAGTTGGATGCTAGCTCAAACCAGTGGCCAGTTGGATGCTAGCTCAAACCAGTGGCCAGTTGGATGCTAGctcaaaccagtagccagttagatgctagctcaaaccagtggccagttgggtgctagctcaaaccagtggccagttggatgctagctcaaaccagtagccagttgGGTGCTAGCTCAAACCAGTGGCCAGTTGGGTGCTAGCTCAAACCAGTGGCCAGTTGGATGCTAGCTCAAAACAGTGGCCAGTTGGGTGCTAGCTCAAACCAGTGGCCAGTTGGATGCTAGctcaaaccagtagccagttaGATGCTAGCTCAAACCAGTGGCCAGTTGGGTGCTAGCTCAAACCAGTGGCCAGTTGGATGCTAGCTCAAAACAGTGGCCAGTTGGGTGCTAGCTCAAACCAGTGGCCAGTTGGATGCTAGCTCAAACCAGTGGCCAGTTGGATGCTAGCTCAAACCAGTGGCCAGTTGGATGGTAGCTCAAAACAGTGGCCAGTTGGATGCTAGCTCAAACCAGTGGCCAGTTGGATGCTAGCTCAAACCAGTGGCCAGTTGGATGCTAGctcaaaccagtagccagttaGATGCTAGCTCAAACCAGTGGCCAGTTGGATGCTAGCTCAAACCAGTGGCCAGTTGGGTGCTAGCTCAAACCAGTGGCCAGTTGGATGCTAGCTCAAAACAGTGGCCAGTTGGGTGCTAGCTCAAACCATTGGCCAGTTGGATGCTAGCTCAAACCAGTGGCCAGTTGGATGCTAGCTCAAACCAGTGGCCAGTTGGATGCTAGCTCAAACCAGTGCCCGGACCTGAGTTCTGTGATTTTCATCCTTATTGTTGATTTCACGACATCACAAAACTCAGATTTGCATCATTGGCGTCACGTGGGTGATTGACATTTGAGTCTGTTCCTGTCTTTGCTTTGACTTTGACAAATGAGCTTTGCTGCTGGTGTGAAGCTTGAGACCAGTTCAGGGGAGCCTGTGTCCTCACATTCTGCTGGTGGCAGAAGGCTGTGGCCCTCAGGACCTGGTACAGGTACTGACGGCTGGTGTCCAGGTCCAGTCCACCACGGTGGAGCTCCAGATCCTCCAGGAGAGTCCGCTCCACAAACTCAAACACCAGGTACCAGCGCCGGCGCCGCCTCCACACCTCCAGCAGGTCCACCAGGTTCACGTGACGAAGATGCTTCATGTCAGAAAGATGAGAAAATAGAAATCAAAGGTttgtggaggagaagatgaacgAGGTCACTCACGTGTTTCACAGTATTTGAATAATAATCTAATTCAATAAGTGAAGgtctctgctctgtgtcctCAGGCTCGATGATTGACATCtgactgattgacagctgactgattgacagctgactgattgacaggtgactgattgacagctgactgattgacagctgactgattgacagctgactgattgacagctgactgattgacagctgactgaTTGAAAGGTGACTGATTGACAGCGGACTGATTGACAGCggactgattgacagctgactgaTTGACAGCGGACTGATTGACAGCggactgattgacagctgactgaTTGACAGCggactgattgacagctgactgattgacagctgactgattgacagctgactgaTTGACAGGTACCCGCAGCAGCTTGATCTCCCTCAGAGCGATCTTCTTCACCGTCTTGTCATCGTCTGAGTCCACAAACTTCTTGATGGCCACCAGGCGGCCGGAGTCCCGGTGCCGGCACTTCAGCACCGAGCCGTAACTCCCCTCGCCGAGCAGACCCAGGGACTGGTACCGCTCCATGAgtcactgtggagagagaacaGCAACACAACTTCACTACACACtcctccagctgtctgtctgtgaactggttcacacacacactactggtTCCAGTTAACTTGGTGGGAGGAGGTTTTATATGTTCGAGAGGAACTCACTAAACTTTGAAGAAGATCCAGGAAGtgtttttaactttctttaacacttatagttattttttctattttcttgtGAATACAACtgtttagttttatttcatCACTGCAACATTTCATGTTACACAAAAAatgacacacactgaaacacaggaTCTCCGGTGAACCTatacgcacaaacacagacacacacagacacacacacagacacacacacagacacactaacctTCCATGGGAATTCCTCTTTACTCTTTAATCGGAGCAATGATCTTCCAACGTAAACACTGAAGTAATgccccactgtgtgtgtctgtgtgtgtgtgtgtgtctgtgtgtgtgcgtatataGTCACCGGAGATGTCAACTTGACCCTGTGTCTCAGTGTATGtgtctcattgtgtgtgtgtgtgtgtgtgtgtgtgtgtgtgtgtgggcatctGCAGTTACCTGCTGTCACCTGACCTGTTGCcatgatacccccccccccccccccacacacacacacagaggactgACTCCTCCCTCTAATGTTACATCATCAAAATAATCCTCTATTGTAAAGTTGTGTTGTCACATGTTTCACACCCTgagaagtcccccccccccctcgttgtTGAGACGATAAGTTCACAAAGCACGAaagaatgaagaagaagattttATCTGAAAATACTTTATTATGAAAATAGTTGTttccaaaaacacaacagtctAAACAATTGAAACTATCGTGTGTTTCATTAATCTGGATTTTCTGCCATGTTTCTtatttcctgcagcagctccgagAAGGTCGGCCGACCCAGAGGCTtctacagaagaagaagaagaagaagaagaagaagaagaggacatgGTGTTGTGGTTAACAGGAGTTTGGTGGAACATGTGAATGTGTTGATGGTTTGAAGACCTGGTTCCTCTCACCTCGTGCCAGCAGCGGTACATGACGGCGTACAGCGGCTGCAGGGCTCGGTGAGGCCGGTACAGACGGATCCCTCTGGTGATGTCACTGACCACCTCCGAGTTGGAGCGGTTCTCGAACGGCGTGCAGCCCCCGGAGTAGATCTCCCACATCACcacacctgcacacagacacgttTACTACAcactgtgtgttgctgctgtgaagaccaagtgtgtgtttcctcaccGAAGGACCAGACGTCCGACTTGCTGCTGTACTTGTTGTAGTGCAGAACCTCAGGAGGAGACCACTTCACTGGGAACTTCGAACCACTGGAGCTGGTGTACTGGTTGTCCAGAACGTAcctggaaacaaaaacaccagGACACTGAGGAACTGATCTTAAAGAACAGTAAAGAGAGTAGATATGTATAACTCATAACTCGTAACACCTCTGATGTTCTACTTCCTGTGTTGATTTAACCAAGAGGTCAATGAGTTCATTATTTACTTTCACAGTTCATTCCATTGTATTGTTTAGAAAGAGCAAGGCTCACTGTTTCTACCAGTACCTGTGCTAAACCATGCCAGTTCAGGCCAAGCCAGgccaagctaagctaagctaaggaGATGCTGGCTCTGGCTTCGTGAAAAAGGTTCAATAAGAAAGTCGTAATTTTGAAGCTTTAATTTTATGAGAAGAACCCGAGATAAAAGttgtgagagtgagtgaaacGTACCGGGTCATTCCAAAGTCGCTGACCTTCACCACGTTGTGTTCGTTGACCAGACAGTTCCTGGCCGCCTGCGTGAGAAGACCACAAccagaaggacacacacattcagttgtGTTTTACTGTTAAAGTCTTGAATGTCAAATCTGTAGAGCGTAGGATTAGTGGTGAACCAGGTCTCTGTGGATGAAGCTCTGCGCCTCCAGGTATTCCATCCCCTCACACACATCCTGACACATGGACACCAGCCACGCCTCCTTCAGGGCCCCGCCCCTCTGCCGCAGGAAGTTCAGCAGGCAGCCGTTCTCCATGAACTCGGCTACgatcagcagggggcgctgctgcagGCAAACTCCGTACAGCTGCACCAGCTTAGGGTGGCAAAGtctcctgagacacacacacacacacacgttcacctCCTGTTTCCACCAGAAGGAGGTTTCCTGCCCTCgctccctcgtctcctccttCCTTACATCATGACCTTGGCCTCCTCGATGAAGTCCTCCTCCAGCATGGCGCCCTCTCTGATGGCCTTGATGGCCACTTTGTGCTGCGCCCTCCACTTGCCCAGCCTCACCAGTCCGAACTGGCCGCTGCCCAGCTCCTTCATGAAGGTCAGCTCACCGGGGTCGATCTCCCACTTCTCTGAGAGGGAAACAGATCAGGTGGGGCTGCAGCACCCTCTACTGGTGAGGGGCTGGCAGTGCAATAACTCACATGAACTACAACtcaacctgcagacacacaacaaacaactaaacagaaaaacacaataaatcacTACGACtatgaaataaagtaaaataataactaaACTGCTTAAACTACATTTACATAgaattgaatacattttgacATAAACTTGGAGACGTAACAATATGAACAAGTaaagtaaatatatttgtttctttACCTGAGCTGAATCCTGATGTGGCAGGTACACAACATCCCATCGGCCCCACAGCATAACGCAACCTCGTCACcagacctgcacacacacacacacacatcaggtgaaGCGGgacttgtgtgtctgcagcagattTCACGTGTGTGTACCTGCTGCGTTGTGTTCATGGTAGTGAATGACGTCAGGGATGGAGCTGAACGTGTGTTTCTCAGCCAGGAAGAACTGGGACATGTCGCTGATTTTGATCTGGTAATGTCTGATATCTCCTCcagcactgcagacacacacacacacacacacacagtgtgtcagTTTACAGGTTTTCAGTTTATGGAACCTTCAGATGCAGAGACCCACctgattgtttttgtgtaaacgGAGACGATGTAGACGCCTTTCTGACTCGACTCCCTCACGACAAACCCCCCCTCTTTgtcctggaaacacaaacacacacatcagggacAAATAactgatgtttgtttgatttccaGGTTTTTATCACATACAACAAAACAAAGGTTTATCAGAG is a window encoding:
- the LOC128430525 gene encoding cyclin-dependent kinase-like 2; this encodes MERYQSLGLLGEGSYGSVLKCRHRDSGRLVAIKKFVDSDDDKTVKKIALREIKLLRHLRHVNLVDLLEVWRRRRRWYLVFEFVERTLLEDLELHRGGLDLDTSRQYLYQVLRATAFCHQQNIIHRDIKPENVLISQGGVVKLCDFGFARTLVGDVFTDYVSTRWYRAPELLVGDIRYGKPVDVWAVGCLLLEMFTGQPLFPGDSDLDQIHHITRCFGHLTARHQELFYRNPVFSGVRLPECYGQVLLSQRFPSVPPAAVDLAQSCLQMDPERRAHCSELLEHPLFTQDSFHLRFLNELNAKIQKDHRENSNLPKITKTPRRQKEERNEQNQRSKKQLEDVSEKVYEEMEKKDKKEEEKTEKTKRRAKFCKTTRNTSEPSMSNKQSRTFTGKVSQNAARASVAMKSKTGKSTGAGSRKEFTKSEKSLTTDSSKGSKTAPGLKDDNSETEEPQHETDAPPEPREDHLQSTKNKQDGDSPGFYSSCTGTAVSSEKNVMDICRSSKSKSSQENMKKSWNSPNLRVPKMSKSSTRDHVSSSLKSFHQTAPEAGQPPGSDHTETSTRNTPAVTRPCQSPPSAEHQKNQLTSERTTTSECSKVSNSGPEMTRTNTSLSINPSGPPTSDLTEASPAHSSVTPPTGISNPRLHKTDSTSTAKPSEDTTCAPNQPSEDLPEDKDLVEVLIETKNQLGSFKTEGHKHLKICDKENREDSGSVSGTTRSSGDETSEPSGISSHTEKKSNGVESDVKSCRVPHSKSMIGQSQAKLWCLGNNTSTAAVRTRETRDNERKDSVSTSVPSTSTPDHKAPKRSFVLHSMDPADKLHSSPPPPPPSSTPLLLPPSSTPLLLPPSSTPLLLPPSSTPLLLPPSSTPLLLPPSSTPLLLPPSSTPLVPSVSWLVSDHLRLGTALRGGNQGLRSVDNMKPRGLVCSRRVEPSQWRHVPASLTSKVPGPSGSS
- the txk gene encoding tyrosine-protein kinase TXK isoform X1, which translates into the protein MIHSNDSIYSLFCCCCEVQTREISTRMELEGSPSLCFQSRRFPGRACRVDRSRRKLPLPPPDEEEGEGEGLLMVVAMYDFKAKEDTDLTLKQGDEYLILHKQDQLWWRAQDKHGNKGFIPSNYVTEKNQIEANTWYCKNITRTEAEQLLRQEDKEGGFVVRESSQKGVYIVSVYTKTISAGGDIRHYQIKISDMSQFFLAEKHTFSSIPDVIHYHEHNAAGLVTRLRYAVGPMGCCVPATSGFSSEKWEIDPGELTFMKELGSGQFGLVRLGKWRAQHKVAIKAIREGAMLEEDFIEEAKVMMRLCHPKLVQLYGVCLQQRPLLIVAEFMENGCLLNFLRQRGGALKEAWLVSMCQDVCEGMEYLEAQSFIHRDLAARNCLVNEHNVVKVSDFGMTRYVLDNQYTSSSGSKFPVKWSPPEVLHYNKYSSKSDVWSFGVVMWEIYSGGCTPFENRSNSEVVSDITRGIRLYRPHRALQPLYAVMYRCWHEKPLGRPTFSELLQEIRNMAENPD
- the txk gene encoding tyrosine-protein kinase Tec isoform X2, which translates into the protein MVVAMYDFKAKEDTDLTLKQGDEYLILHKQDQLWWRAQDKHGNKGFIPSNYVTEKNQIEANTWYCKNITRTEAEQLLRQEDKEGGFVVRESSQKGVYIVSVYTKTISAGGDIRHYQIKISDMSQFFLAEKHTFSSIPDVIHYHEHNAAGLVTRLRYAVGPMGCCVPATSGFSSEKWEIDPGELTFMKELGSGQFGLVRLGKWRAQHKVAIKAIREGAMLEEDFIEEAKVMMRLCHPKLVQLYGVCLQQRPLLIVAEFMENGCLLNFLRQRGGALKEAWLVSMCQDVCEGMEYLEAQSFIHRDLAARNCLVNEHNVVKVSDFGMTRYVLDNQYTSSSGSKFPVKWSPPEVLHYNKYSSKSDVWSFGVVMWEIYSGGCTPFENRSNSEVVSDITRGIRLYRPHRALQPLYAVMYRCWHEKPLGRPTFSELLQEIRNMAENPD